The Cryptomeria japonica chromosome 2, Sugi_1.0, whole genome shotgun sequence region ttatatttattattggcTACACTAACATATTCCGCGTACACTCCCGCCTTAACATAAATGACTAATCTGGTTGCGCTTTTGTGTGTGGCAGCATTGAGGGCATCAGTAATGGTGGTATAATTACCGCTGCCGTCCTTCGCCACCGTCACCACGTTGCCCGTTAAGCTGACGCCACTGGCCGTCTGCAGAAGCAATCTTCTGTCCCTCCGAGACACCCACGATGGAAAGCCATCGTCCACAGATCCATACTGAGACAAGAAATCATCGTCCACGCGACTAACTTGAGGGGTATCAGATAAAAGGCGGCGGTTTTTGACAGAAGTTTGAGCAGAGTCCGTGCCACCGATCCAATACTTCtttaccaaagcaagagaagtgcTTACGGAGCGCGAGGAATTAGATATGTGATTGGTGAAAGAATATGAGCGCAGGTTTACGTTTGCTTCGTAGAGGCCGTCCAGACAGGTGACCTGGTTGGTTAGGGCTGCACTCAAGTAACTCTGAACATCCACTGCTTGCTTCCATTGTAGAGAGTCTCCTGTCAATTTCGCCAGACCGTTATTCAAATAGTCTACTGTAAGATCGTAGAGTTGGCTACAGTCCTGGAGCGCTTGGCTATTCTGAGCGTCACCGGGGGGGCTCGGAATATATTGCCGAACAGTATTTGCTTCAACTATGCTCCTCTTCACAGCCATTTGACTCATATCTTTGGGACCTGCTTGTGATGATGCTGAATTTGCATAGAGACTGGACTCGCAGAATTTACGATCAGGAGCCAGCTCGCAAGCAGATTGAACATTTGTGGCGCCTTTACTTTGATAAAATGAGACAAATATGAATACAATCAAAACAAGCTGCTTAAAAGCCATCAGTTCAACCCTGAAATACCCTTGATTCAGCTTGAACTATATTGCGTTGATTAAGACACACACAGAGACTGTTATTTATAGGGTCGATAGATAAACTGAAGACAACAGAATTCGTATAAGAGGTGCCTCTTCAGAGAAGCCTCTGGGCCCAACCTTAACTTGTTTGTGCAAATGATTATATTTCAGCAATTGTTATAAAATCACTAGTTTTTTTATCTATTGAGCTCACCATTTTCAACATCGTCTTTATTTTCTGACATTTAATAAGCTCAAAACTTGGATCACGTAAAGAAATAGATTCTGACTTCAACAGGCCAGTGGTAGGAAATTCATGATGTACCATTGTTTATATAAGGTTGAATTTTTTGGTTAGACAGGCCAAACTATAGTACAAATCATTTGCTGTATTTGCTCAAAACCATTGTTCAGCACAACTATGTTGATGATCAACTTTGAAACTTTTACTCTGCAATTTGTTGCTTGGTCGAAGTTGTCAATATCAATCCAAAGTTTCACCTAATATTTGTTTAGGTGTTATATGATTTACTGGCAACATCAAAATTTTCTCTATGCACATGTTAGATTCCACCGACTTGAATTGACCAGTGCAGTCATATTTTCAGAAGGACGAGGGATTCACCGCTTGCAGTTTGTTTGAACTTTCGCCAGTTGTATTATGAACCGCGTTAACTGCACACCGGCTTCTATGTCAGATTTGGATCAGTACTGTAATTATTTTATCTAACAACTATATTCAATTGCATATTTTTCTCAGTCAAATGGCAATTTTAGATTTCATCTAAATTATTGTTATGACTACTGATTACTGAAACTACATGGAGATCTAAGAATAACAATGCACATAAATGTACCCTAAACATTTAACTCtttctaaaatttaattaattaatgtgtaTTTACTTAATCCATATGTATTTCCTTGAGCATCATTTAAATTATTATCGATTGTATAATCTATATGATTAGACTTTAAATTTATCATATGTCATTCCCTATCCACTATATCATCAATATGATTACAATTTAAATTTATCATATATGAAACATTGGAAATGTAAATGGTAGATAATGGAAACATTTTTAGCTGTTAGAATTTTTAATAAGATATTTTTTAAAGGACAAAAAGAttatgattgaaaaaataaaatataattataaatataaaaaaattaaatatttgagataATAATAGTAATAAGGCATTTATCATATACATTGTAAGAAATGGTTGATAAAATTAATGTTGTAAATAAAAATAATGGCGAGCAAGGCGTGGCAAGCTGAGCAAAGGACGGAAAGCGAAGAGCAGAAGGAAGCATTCGAGGGTCGCTCGCTGGAGGGCGAATACCAGTAGAAGGTTCATGAGCAGATGCGGGGTAAAATCGATGGTTCAAACAGGGGGCTAGGGAAGGAACAACCAGCAGATAGGCAGGCAAACTGGCAGATTTTGGAAGTCGACTGGGATGATCATGGTCCAACACACAAATTCCGTAATAATGATAAAATCTCAGAGGAGTAGGACGCTGCGCCACAACAGAAATTCATGGAAGAAAGTAACATGTCGGGACTGGTAGCGATTGATTTAACGGAGGAAGTTGTCGATAATAAATATATTTGGGAGGATCTTGCAATTATCGCTAGAATTATTGGTCTGAAGAAACCTAGGCGAAGCATTACCCCTTGGGTAGAAGAGAATTGGGGCAACCATGTTGTGGTGAAATTCCTGCTGAAAGGCTTTTTTGTGGTTGTCTTCGTAGAAAAAGGAACAAGGGATCAAACCTTGAATTTAAAAAATTGGTTTTTCGATAATTTACCATTGTACATCCAGTGTTGGACACCCAATTTTAACCCGCTCAATCTAGCAATTTATGAATCTCCCAATCGAATATTGGGAGACCGTGCCTTGAGAAAATTGGTCGAATGCTCGAAACTcttcttgagattgatgaggatatcattGAAAATGATTCATATGTATATGCTAGGATGAAAATTGCAGCAGTCAAGCAGATTCCCACCCATATAAATCTTATAACGGCAAATGGATTATGGAAACAAGGCATTGAAATTAAGAAAGAACTCTATGTTTGCCAAAGATGTGAAAGCAAAACCCATCAAGCcaaaaattgtagaatttttgtGCGAAGGGCATATAATAATAAGCAGAGGACTAAAGATAAGGAAAAAGCGATGTGGTTAAAGAAAATGAATGAGCAAAATCGGCGGCCTCCTGCGATAAATGAATCATTGCCTGATGCTATGACATATCCAGAAACTAACTCCCAGCCTTGTCAGGTGCAACTAGAAATGAATTATGTGGAAAGAGTGGCAATACCGAGCCAAGTTTTGTCTTCTCTGCTAGGTTCTCAGGCTATAAACACTGTGGAGGAGTGCACAAGTGATATTGATACAAGTAATTGAGGCCGAGAGGATGAAGATGATGTCTTGAACAACCTAGATCCCAGATGCATTAGCCAATCAACCAATAACtttcattaaaactttggtattataatactgctatactatctttccataagctCTTTCCAActgcatgttgtttcatccataagctctttttttaggtgttttatatAACACAGGAGATGAAGAAACTGTTTGAAcaagagagagatttatttaattaatttttattatttattaatttattaattatgattttatttattaatatggGTATTTATTTATATATCTTTTCTTATTTTATTAATAGGCTTTTTGTGACCATGGTTTATTTTATCATTGGttgtttattgttattatttctctttttatcctattaggattaattaaatattctacTTACCTTACCTACCCTATTGTTCTATTGGCTGAATTTTTGGGTAAATTAATTAAACAAGGGACGCAATGCGTCATGTTCCTGCCAATAGTGTTACTAGTGTAGAGTAGATAAAAGTAGAAATTAAGAAAGAAGGGCAGAAAGAGGGAGATATTTAATGGAGAaatagagagagttagagagatgcATCAAGTTCCTAGATATAGTGTTGAAGAGGCAAGAGAgctagataatgagatatagatagatagGAAGAGGGgagatttgaagaaaaagagagGGGGGAAGGatctgaaatttttattttattttttttaattattttagttaAACTTCTTCAAGAGAAAGTAATTGGTTGAAAACACAAATCAAACTCGAGTTTCTTGCCAATAGTGTGATGTTTTAGACTAATATGAAGTTTTAGTGGGAGGATCATTTATGATAGGTTACAAATTAGTATATTAAAATTGTGCTTTACTTTGCAAATTTATTGtaaatctttattttttttgtAGAAGAAACGGAGTTTATTAAGCCAATGTTTCTGGAATCTTTATTTTTTTTACTGTATTGACTATTAGAAATTGACTTCACTATTGGTTTAAGAGTATTTGAAAAACATCCAAGGGggtgagcttaactggttaaaacactgggttctcactgtggagacccaagttcaattcccaattaggacatctaaagtggaattctaagttatGACTCTTGGCCTttcataggatggggaaggtcttgggtcaatctaatcaaacataataataataataataataataataataataataataataataataataataattcaaaatattacagctacggcctattacctatcaaaaaaaaaaaagagtatttgAATTTAAATGTTTGAAATTATAGTCAAAACTAACTTAGAATGCATTGGAATAGCAAATTAGATCTTTTAATTGACCAATAATTGCAAATTTACTTTGTTTAGTGGTGGGTACTTACCACTTAGTATTGTACTAATATCATTTGTTTAGGCTTGTTAAACATTATTAAGCCATAGTAACATTCTCTTTACATaacatgacaaaacataaatggaaTTCAAAAGACTAAGTTTAAAATAGGAAAAAAAACCTTGAGATTACGAAATAATACATTCCTAagtttaaaatagaaaaaaaaaaccttgaaattaaaaattaaaatattattcataaaaatagagaaatttcCATAGAGAAATAAACACAATAGACTAATAAATAATAGAAGAGTATTATGATTTTTTTAAACATATCATTTTATAATCTATAAAGATAGTTGATAATTATCTAGAAGATTTGACTTCATACTTTTATAATAGTAATTCAATAAAGTAGTTATTTTTCATTCTTTATGTATGTGTGTAAAAGtttgtttttttttctaaattaccATTTTTTAATTAACAAATTGTTTGGACATTTCATGTAATGAGTACTTTTTacttaaaaaaattaacaaaatataaTTCAAAgtaaaaaatgaaattaaaaaaatttgaaaaaacaaaTAACATTGTAAGAGCTCATCAAGCTCAGAGTGAGTTTCCATTTTATCTCCAATGGTATATAGATCCTAAATACAATATCGTGGATGTCGAAAACACCAACACACAGACCAAAGAGACCAAAAATAGAGACCAATAGAGCCTTGCAATAAAAGTGGGTTGTAACGTGAACAAAACATAGAGATATTCCACGCAAAATGTGTGCCtgagaccaaaaaaaaaaaaaggtgggaGCTTGAGACAAAACATGAGAGCAAAGATAGAAAACGTAGGAGACTGTTTGTAAAATGTCTTAAAGGAATATCGATGGTGATTGTTGGAAACGCacaaagtaaaaaaaaaaggtCTTCTCACAACTTGGTATGATTCCAACAAATACCAAAATGGACTTGTTCAAAATTCTTTAGAAACTATCAACCAAGTTTGCAGACATAAATAAGGTACATTAAATTTTAAACAAAATGCATAAACCTGCAAACATAGACAAAGAAAAttaattgtttgatagaatgctcAAAGTAACAATCTCATGAATTTCATGATTTGCAAACTTCTATCAAGCGAAAATTAAATCAAATGAAGAGACAAGAcctgtcccaccgagcgtgccaaatgAAGATGCAAAATCAAGCCTGAGATCTTATGAGAGAAggtctagttgattcaacatcggACAATGAAGAACCTACGAGAGAAGCATACATGCAAAGCTAAAATAAACAAAGCACAAACACATGCATTAACAGGAATTTgcctccattgttctcctaccaCTCAAGATCTTGTGTTCAAATTATGGGCGCTCTCAGAAAGCATATGCACAAGAATCTATGGTGGATGGATTTTGAGGATGAGTGCAAGATGATTGAAAGATATGAGATGTGAATGTAAAAGAAAACTAActagaatgcaaaagaaaaaaaagatgcaAGAGATGCATTGATTTGCTAGATTGCTAGATAGCCTCAAATGAGAGAGGGGGTTGGGTTTTTATAGAAGTCCTCAATGATGAATCCAATGTCAAGATTAATGTGGTATAAAGGATTGATGTAAAAATGAAGAGTTTTTATCCCACATGCATTACATGAGTGAATTAGACAGAGTGGGAATTGATAAACAGGGAATGGACTAAGCATTCAAGAGATTTAGAAAAtggttttaataatataatatattaatagattaaaatgaataataatataatattatgatatATTGATGAAAAATGAGATAATATATTGATGATTAAATATTATAATGTAATGAAGAATAATAATGGATAATATATTATGAATAATGGataataagaatattatataaTAAGGATCCACCTGATAATGGGAAAAAATAAGTTTCATTATGAGGacattttaatggaaatttttatgtgtctacaagtaGTAATCAAAAGAAGATGTTAAAAGTGCATGCTTCAAGAGTGTTGTAAGTGGACAATATTGAAAAGATAGACTATAAGCGAAAAATATGCAATAGAAAGACAagtattgtaaatgtattgaagaGTAAAATTGGATCAGTTGTTTTATACAATGAAATATCATGATGTTCTTGGTTTAAGTTTGTGTATATAAGAAACCTCAAGGAGACTATCAATTCTCATATTTTCACACTTTGTTTGCTGATTGTGAAGTGTTAAGTTGTTTACAAGTATCTGAAGATAACAACATTTGGCTTGTAATAATTCATTTATACAGATTAATATTGTTAAATGTAATAATTCAGATATGAGAATAGTGATAAGTTATCTTATTTGTAACATCTTGTGGTTGGTGCCTCAAGGATGTTGGGTTGGCGCTTGCATTGAAGAATTTGTGATAGCCAAAGTTGGCACCCTTTGGTAAGGAATTGGGTGATTCCTTAGGGTACCCTTAAAATTCCTTCCCCTTAAAGAATTGTAAATCATTTTCATCTGTGAGGCTAGATTATGATAGTAGATCCAAGCAAtatttctcactatggtttttcccatccaGGGTTTCCACATATTTCTTGTGCATGGGCTTCATTGTGTGGTTACATCTCTTTCAAATTTTAGTTTCTGGCAGATTTAAGTTTCAGTTTCAATTCAGATTTTataaagttcatcaaaaatttattATCTTAACGGTCTAATTTTTTTGTCttctactaattcactccccctctcagtagaaGAATTATGTTCTACACTATTAGCTTAGTTTCAACAAAAAGAATATGGAACCTACACTTAGACATGAGTTCAACATGGACTTATTGAGGAGATCGTGCTTTATAGGTGGCATTCCCCTACTCTTGAGGTTTGCTTGATGCTGAATAATCTTATAGGAACTTCCCACTTGGTTTTCAAATGGATTATTTCTTTGTGTTGTTTCTTCCATGTGTATGATTCTTGAGCTACAAATGCCAATTACGAGAACTTGTTTGCGAAGTAGAGACATTATTATATTTTTCATTGTCTCATTATGTTTAGGCCTTTATTTATGGTGTTACTTCTTATAATAGTATTCTAAGGAGTACAAGGAACATGTTTAGTGACTTTGGACATACTCCCTTGGTGTGAAATTTTTATAGGTTTCATTTTCCTTTAGTTTGAGAAGCATACCTCTATTTTTGCTATGTTTGACATTACGCTTGAATAGTTAGATATTGGTGactttttaatttgttatttcGAAGATGGATACATTACTTTTCATAGCTTGAGAATGTGTGAGTGTTGTAGGACGTGTTGGTTGCAAGATACCTTTGAATATTATTTGTACATTTACAAATTAATGGGTGTTCTTTGAAACCAAAGGTTTTCGAGTACATAATCCATGTCCTTTATGTAAGTTCCATTGATAAACTGTTGGATGCTATGGTTGATTCTAGACCAACATTAATCAAATAGATAGTATTTTGGGATGCATTTGTGTTCATTATTGGATAGTTTATTATGTGATTGTGATTTTGATAGTGTTGAAGTTTATATTGCAAATTTTCACCTTGGAGGACTAATTTGTGTAGTAAAATACATCTACAAGGACGTGTGGTTGAAAATTGGTTTGGATATGTGGAAAAAAAAGGTCTACCTATGATGTGTTTACCCTATTTTAAGGTGTAGTAAGTTGGATGTTTTAGCAATAGGTTTTCATTATTCCAATTATTGAGTTGAGTATATATAAAATACTCTATCATGTTTTTAAGGAGATGGAattcaattttttgtgtttggAATGAAGCGTGATATAATGGTTTTTGTATGATATAAGTGTGATGTTGgattcaattttttatttcatgTGTGGTCATGATGGGGGATGAATGGGAATTTTATGCATGTAGAAAATACTTTGTTGAGCTCATGAGATAAAAGGATACAATTGGTATAGCATTATTATACCCTTTGATGTTCAACTCAAGATTTATCAATGTTCACTTTTAATCATGCAAGATTTACAATAAGAGGAAGAATATTGGATTGATTCCTACACCTTGTTCCTAATGTTAAATTATgtatcaattattttattttattctacccCCATCAAAAAATATTCCTACCTTGA contains the following coding sequences:
- the LOC131030483 gene encoding LOW QUALITY PROTEIN: pectinesterase (The sequence of the model RefSeq protein was modified relative to this genomic sequence to represent the inferred CDS: substituted 1 base at 1 genomic stop codon), whose amino-acid sequence is MAFKQLVLIVFIFVSFYQSKGATNVQSACELAPDRKFCESSLYANSASSQAGPKDMSQMAVKRSIVEANTVRQYIPSPPGDAQNSQALQDCSQLYDLTVDYLNNGLAKLTGDSLQWKQAVDVQSYLSAALTNQVTCLDGLYEANVNLRSYSFTNHISNSSRSVSTSLALVKKYWIGGTDSAQTSVKNRRLLSDTPQVSRVDDDFLSQYGSVDDGFPSWVSRRDRRLLLQTASGVSLTGNVVTVAKDGSGNYTTITDALNAATHKSATRLVIYVKAGVYAEYVSVANNKYNIMLIGDGIDSTVITGNRSVVDGWTTFSSATLAITGKGFIARDLTIENTAGAVKLQAVALQVGADLSVFYRCSLKGYQDTLYAHSLRQFYRECEIYGTVDFIFGNAAVVFQDXTLLARKPMDDQQNLYTAQGRTDPNQNTGISIHNCNVTAAPDLVPVISSFPTYLGRPWKLYSRTVYMQSYLDSYIQPAGWLAWSGDFALSTLYFGEYANRGPGAGTSNRVTWAGYHVMNGTDAQNFTVTSFISGDSWLPATSVTYDGGLL